AGTTTAAGGCCCTGTGTGGCTTATTTAAACAGACAACTCAGGACGCCTCTAGACCCTTCGCAGGTTCCATAAGGCCTCCTCCCACACCATGCGGGCCTACTAGGTGGCTTGTCTCAAGCATCCCTCTTCAGTTGCACACTCTCGGCAGTTATGTGCGGGCCATGACTCTGACACATGCTCATTTTCAACATCCATACAAACAAGAGCATAGAGATGGATAAAGCAATCTCTACTATTGCCCTCCTCCATAGTCATCCCTTAATTTAAGTTGTATTTAAGATTGGACCAGcaagtttgatattttttttcttttatctcgTGCTTTTGGTTTTTGGATGTGAGATAGAAATGGTGGAGAGTATGAAAAAAGTGGCGAAACTTGATTGCGAGCTGACGGTGGAAGAAAGGAACCTACTGTCGGTGGGATACAAAAACGTGATCGGGGCACGAAGAGCCTCATGGCGGATCATGTCTTCCATTGAACAAAAGGAGGAATCCAAAGGGAACGAAGAGAACGTGAAGCTGATCAAAGGGTACCGTCGAAAAGTAGAAGAAGAGCTTTCCAACATTTGCACTGACATTTTGAGTATCATTGATAAGCATCTCATCCCTTCATCTTCCTCTGGTGAAGCCACTGTTTTTTACTACAAGATGtatgttttcctttttcacttttcattttaaatcttTCACTCCGCTTCCTCATTGCCATTGATACTGCATATTCCATACACTTTTACTCTAAGGTATAAGTCTCAAAGTCTTGTCTAAgttcatatatatactaataattTGATTCTGATTATAGTTATTTGTGAATCTAAACTTCTTGGATAAAAAGTTCAATacagtttttatatatattaaagcaATGGGATTCAGGAAAGGTGATTACTACCGGTATGTTGCTGAGTTCAAGACAGATCAGGAGAGGAAAGAAGCTGCTGAGCAGTCTTTGAAAGGTTATGAGGTAACTTAATGTTTAGTTGTTTACCCtcttatcatataaaaatatccataatttgtttattggttaaattttggttttaatccCTCTATTTACTCCAATTTGAGAttcaatccttttattttaatttggtataaaTTCATCTCTTTACTGAATCATTTAATGATTTCAGTTAAAATACTAAAGTAGATATTTGTTAATAACACTCATTTAAGCATAACCATGATGAATTGGAAatgtgtttttaagaaaaaaagggtaaactaatattttaacccGAACtagattatgttaaaataaaatataaggattaaatctcAAGTTTGAGCATAGTAAAAGGGTTGAACAACAATTTGACCTTGATTATAATGTTCTTCATTTCTGCAGACTgagctgtttttttttttttttgatttatttttactaaaaaggCTGCTTCTGCTGCTGCAAACACTGATCTTCCTTCAACCCATCCAATTCGTCTGGGCCTTGCCCTTAACTTCTCTGTGTTTTATTATGAGATAATGAATTCACCTGAGAGGTATATATTAAGTCTCTGTCTGTCTATATATAGTATCGGTGATATATTTGGTTATAAATTGGGAACGTGCAGGGCATGTCATTTGGCTAAGCAAGCATTTGATGAAGCCATTTCGGAGTTGGACACTTTGAGTGAGGAATCATACAAAGATAGCACCCTAATTATGCAGCTTCTGAGAGACAACCTCACCCTCTGGACCTCTGATTTGCCTGAAGATGGAGGTATTGTCTTGTTTTCAACTGAAAATAGCTTCCTTGTACTCCCACATCAACTTCATTTAGGATCCTTCAAACTTGAATATACCTGTATATGAAACTCACACACAAGTTGGAGTAAACATTATTGAAATAGCAGTGACATAGGACATAGTATTTGATCTTTTCCATGCTGTCCTATTCAAACATGAAGCCTTTTGGTTACATTGGTATGTTTGGGAAGCATTGTCTTGAGACATCTAAGGACTATGAATTTTGATGCAGGTGAAGACACCGTAAAAGGTGATGATACTAAATCTGTGGCCAAATCTGAGGCAAAAGCCGAGGTATAAGGGCTTATCACTTGCCaccatttcttctttttattatgatttcatCATATTATGGTTTTCATCCCTCTAAACACGgtcattttactttaataatctCATTTTAACTATTCCacttaaaatcccaaatttgAGCATAGTGTAAGGATCAAAACCATTATTTGACCATTATTATTGCTTACATTCCTCACTAAATTGGGTTTTGCAGAAACATTGATAAAGAAAATCTGGGAGCCAgaatttgggggggggggggattcaatgtttaaaattttctagtaCTCTGTGTCTAAATTGGCTTCTTATAACTGTTCTTACAAGAGGATTGGATCAACCAGTTTAGCCCTTTTACAATGCTAAACGATCATTTGCAGTACAAAAAAAAACCAGATGATGAAATCGAtcacttgaatttttatttttgttttaatttaatattctcTAATATGAATTACTTGTTGAAATTAtggatatttttgttttttgtttttgtttgctttatATTGTATTGGtttccctttcctttttttGACTATATTTGGTGTCATATTATAAGCTTCTATTTTCAAGTACTTATAGGTTGATGAATTGAATGTGACTTTATGAAAAGATAGCAGCCTGCTGATTTTGAGATTACCCAAAATTGGAAAGTTGAAAATGGTTTATTAGATGTGAGAATGGTTTTATTTAGTGGTAAGAAGGGTTTAATGATTATGTATCCtgagagataatattaattggGTAATTAAGTTTGGtgaatagagaaaataaatgttataaaacatatactctttagtta
The nucleotide sequence above comes from Gossypium raimondii isolate GPD5lz chromosome 13, ASM2569854v1, whole genome shotgun sequence. Encoded proteins:
- the LOC105781817 gene encoding 14-3-3-like protein GF14 iota, whose translation is MVESMKKVAKLDCELTVEERNLLSVGYKNVIGARRASWRIMSSIEQKEESKGNEENVKLIKGYRRKVEEELSNICTDILSIIDKHLIPSSSSGEATVFYYKMKGDYYRYVAEFKTDQERKEAAEQSLKGYEAASAAANTDLPSTHPIRLGLALNFSVFYYEIMNSPERACHLAKQAFDEAISELDTLSEESYKDSTLIMQLLRDNLTLWTSDLPEDGGEDTVKGDDTKSVAKSEAKAEKH